The following proteins come from a genomic window of Salvia hispanica cultivar TCC Black 2014 chromosome 4, UniMelb_Shisp_WGS_1.0, whole genome shotgun sequence:
- the LOC125219499 gene encoding high mobility group B protein 7-like: MAGGAASSNASRQRKRVEAESASLKRARDGSAFTKCEECHKDVAVALISFHNCSLDAKIKMNLESQVVEMAETKKKASAEKKKTKQTDSKPKKAKNPNGKKRPPTAFFLFMNDFRKSFKEANPDCKSVATVAKEGGEKWKSMNDDEKKVYTDRAAELKAEYQKASEAENEQDDDDSNENEVKDDTAEDEIKDDAAEDEIKDDAAENEVKDETKETSEKEIKDDITDEEVKEEEIEDDE; the protein is encoded by the exons ATGGCGGGCGGCGCAGCATCATCCAACGCCTCGAGACAGAGGAAGAGAGTGGAGGCTGAATCCGCCTCTCTCAAACGCGCTAGAGACGGCAGCGCCTTTACCAAATG CGAGGAATGCCACAAGGATGTGGCGGTGGCTTTGATTAGCTTCCACAACTGTAGCCTTGATGCTAAGATTAAGATGAATCTAg AGTCTCAGGTTGTGGAAATGGCTGAGACAAAGAAGAAGGCATCGGCAGAGAA AAAGAAGACAAAACAAACTGATTCGAAGCCAAAGAAGGCCAAAAATCCAAATGGAAAGAAGCGTCCTCCCACTGCTTTCTTCTTGTTCAT GAATGACTTTAGGAAATCGTTCAAGGAGGCTAATCCTGACTGCAAGAGTGTTGCCACG gTTGCAAAGGAAGGTGGTGAGAAGTGGAAATCAATGAATGATGAT GAGAAGAAAGTGTATACTGATAGAGCTGCAGAGCTTAAAGCAGAGTATCAAAAGGCATCAGAGGCTGAAAATGAGCAA gaTGATGATGACTCAAACGAAAATGAGGTCAAGGATGATACAGCTGAAGATGAGATCAAGGATGATGCAGCTGAAGATGAGATCAAGGATGATGCAGCTGAAAATGAGGTCAAGGATGAAACGAAGGAGACATCTGAGAAAGAGATTAAGGATGATATAACTGATGAAGAAGTCAAAGAGGAAGAAATAGAAGATGATGAATAG
- the LOC125219498 gene encoding DNA damage-repair/toleration protein DRT100-like has translation MQFVMWLVLVVMMLTFLKSASSQSEIPGCSPADRAALLGFKAGIAKDTTGFLSTWSGDDCCSGGWEGVECGQGGRVNRLMLQSHGGVLMKGVLSPSLGTLHFLEIMVISGMRRIAGRIPDSFSGLTRLTQLVLDDNSLQGAIPSSLGKLRNLQILSLSGNRFNGQIPPALGNLRNLLQLNLAKNLLTGSIPQAVGNLRSLHSLDLSFNMLSGSIPDSLGQLQNLTYLVLTRNQFSGQIPVSLCSLVRLSELSLDQNRLVGRIPAQIRNMKSVSVLRLGFNKLTGQIPESMAELHSLWNLNLSRNLLTGSLPDAAFAKGLPSILSIDLSYNDLDLGAVPSWIRNRQLSDVHLAGCKLRGALPNFTKPDSLATLDLSDNYFTSGISSFLANMASLRTAKISNNLIKADVSTLRLPGQISALDLHSNRLFGSLSRILSRYMEVVDVSNNQISGRIPEFVVGMKLKVLNLASNKISGHIPDSVSNLAKLEKFDISRNQITGTIPASLGSFVQLHWLDLSINGLTGRIPDSLLGVKALRHASFRANRLCGKIPQGKPLNIFPPVAYAHNLCLCGKPLPPCKSKMKRKMGH, from the coding sequence ATGCAGTTTGTGATGTGGCTTGTACTTGTGGTGATGATGCTGACATTCTTGAAATCAGCTTCTTCACAGTCAGAAATCCCAGGCTGCTCACCTGCAGACAGAGCTGCTCTTCTTGGATTCAAAGCCGGCATTGCCAAGGACACCACCGGCTTCCTCTCCACGTGGAGTGGCGATGACTGCTGCAGCGGCGGCTGGGAGGGCGTGGAGTGCGGCCAGGGCGGGAGAGTCAACAGATTGATGCTGCAGAGCCATGGTGGTGTGTTGATGAAGGGagttctctctccctctctcggCACCTTGCATTTCTTGGAGATCATGGTGATCAGCGGCATGAGACGGATTGCTGGGAGGATTCCTGACAGCTTCTCCGGCCTCACACGCCTCACTCAACTGGTTCTTGATGACAACTCACTGCAAGGAGCCATCCCTTCCAGTTTAGGCAAGTTGAGGAATCTTCAGATATTGTCCTTGAGTGGTAACCGTTTTAACGGCCAGATTCCACCTGCATTGGGGAATTTGAGGAATCTCCTGCAGCTGAATCTGGCTAAGAATCTGCTCACTGGCTCAATTCCTCAGGCTGTTGGGAATCTCAGAAGCTTGCACTCTCTTGATCTCAGCTTCAACATGTTGTCTGGATCAATACCGGATTCTCTTGGACAGCTGCAAAATCTGACATATCTTGTGCTTACAAGGAACCAGTTCTCTGGGCAGATACCGGTTTCTTTGTGCAGTTTAGTTCGGCTTTCTGAGCTGTCGCTTGATCAGAATCGCCTGGTTGGAAGGATTCCTGCACAAATTAGGAATATGAAATCAGTTTCTGTGTTGAGGCTGGGCTTTAACAAGCTCACTGGTCAAATCCCAGAATCCATGGCTGAGCTGCATAGCTTGTGGAACCTTAACTTGTCAAGAAATCTGCTGACTGGTTCTTTGCCTGATGCAGCGTTTGCAAAGGGGCTCCCTTCGATTCTGTCTATCGATCTTTCTTACAACGATCTTGATTTAGGGGCGGTTCCTAGTTGGATCAGAAACCGGCAGCTCTCTGATGTCCATCTAGCAGGCTGTAAGCTGCGTGGCGCGCTGCCAAACTTCACCAAGCCGGACTCCTTGGCCACGTTGGACCTATCAGACAACTATTTCACTAGTGGGATCTCGAGTTTCTTGGCAAACATGGCTAGTTTGCGGACTGCAAAGATCTCCAACAACTTGATCAAGGCTGATGTCTCCACATTGAGGTTGCCTGGCCAGATTTCGGCTCTTGATCTCCATTCAAACCGCCTCTTTGGCTCTCTTTCGAGGATACTAAGCAGATACATGGAGGTCGTGGATGTGTCCAACAACCAGATCTCTGGCAGGATTCCTGAATTCGTTGTGGGGATGAAATTGAAGGTGCTGAACCTGGCAAGCAACAAGATATCAGGTCATATTCCAGATTCAGTTTCAAACCTTGCCAAGCTGGAAAAATTCGACATTTCAAGAAACCAGATAACGGGCACAATCCCAGCTAGTCTAGGATCATTTGTGCAGCTGCATTGGTTAGATCTGTCGATAAACGGGCTTACTGGAAGAATCCCAGACAGTTTGTTAGGAGTCAAGGCACTGAGGCATGCAAGCTTCAGGGCAAACAGATTGTGTGGGAAGATCCCACAAGGAAAGCCATTGAACATATTCCCACCAGTTGCATATGCTCACAACTTGTGCTTGTGTGGAAAACCATTGCCACCTTGCAAGAgtaaaatgaagagaaaaatgggCCACTGA